Proteins from a genomic interval of Anolis sagrei isolate rAnoSag1 chromosome 1, rAnoSag1.mat, whole genome shotgun sequence:
- the LOC132775715 gene encoding prospero homeobox protein 2-like — protein MFFFSRYPTSSLLRAYFLDVQFTRCITSQLIKWFSNFREFYYIQMEKCARQALVEGVADPSHLLVTRDSELFRILNVHYNKGNDFEVPDAFLDVASLTLQEFFNAVREGKDLDPSWKKPIYKIISKLDSEIPDAFKSSNCPKELL, from the exons ATGTTTTTCTTCTCTCGGTATCCTACATCTTCGCTGCTGAGAGCCTACTTTCTGGATGTCCAG TTCACCCGCTGCATCACTTCCCAGCTGATCAAGTGGTTTAGCAACTTCCGTGAATTTTATTACATCCAGATGGAAAAGTGTGCCAGGCAAGCCCTCGTGGAAGGGGTGGCGGATCCCAGCCACCTCCTTGTGACCAGAGATTCAGAGCTCTTCCGGATCCTGAATGTGCATTACAACAAAGGGAATGATTTCGAG GTTCCTGATGCTTTCCTGGATGTTGCCAGCCTGACCCTTCAGGAGTTCTTTAATGCCGTCAGGGAAGGAAAGGACTTAGACCCTTCCTGGAAAAAGCCAATTTACAAAATAATTTCTAAACTGGATAGTGAGATTCCAGATGCTTTTAAATCATCCAATTGCCCCAAGGAATTACTCTAA
- the LOC132768497 gene encoding prospero homeobox protein 2, producing MNGNPISNLYNYNLSSGYSDRQNGEHCVERDYLLSSASYYAAIISYLLSQSKAHGELDPKCLLHSSPKKEQLLSSGRNGASSQGSPSSLAQLPAYVLSDSSHFHHDPLQAKRARVENIIQGMNTMPNPIGPCNLEDQRHADKTKKDYQDNKRKQKLPQQQTLLSRSDRNNIQSEEYLHLKNQFHLLEHQLKQLQERFIQPREVHFSNLNQESMKETTNKLKEMFGPNWDKSNCAVINGQQRDYFQNNIPAMKSPELSEKEAGIMDSCIPLSEERILSDTLKQELMQGVTEAVDSVLKRVLSKSPGLQSQLPFGSPEAVSSLRREFIGPGGNPSKKWLPKIFSHEGSISVLTEKTHVLPGCSIHSKPGRKPCQVLCGNYPLISPEVQKDGLIGQMLLHGPDSHWVSPTPRMVSLPESLDMLQQPVKLKSSSMRQQQYPTSCKSVEIETLASLPTSKGTFAEMCALMDGVYFPAMHISFKSFKKIFIYSENKGPSTQLYIPEDQDRKSHNICVLTIGLHRRA from the exons ATGAATGGAAACCCTATCTCCAACCTATATAATTATAATCTCAGCTCTGGatattcagacagacagaatggAGAGCACTGTGTTGAAAGAGACTATTTACTTTCTTCTGCGTCTTACTATGCAGCCATAATATCATACCTCCTTAGCCAGTCAAAAGCTCATGGTGAGTTGGATCCAAAATGTCTTCTCCATTCCTCACCAAAAAAAGAACAACTGTTGTCAAGTGGCAGGAATGGTGCCTCTTCTCAGGGTTCTCCCTCCTCTTTGGCTCAGTTACCTGCTTATGTCTTGAGTGACTCTAGTCACTTCCATCACGATCCCTTACAAGCCAAGAGGGCCAGGGTTGAAAATATTATCCAGGGAATGAACACCATGCCAAACCCAATAGGGCCTTGTAATTTAGAAGATCAGCGCCATGCTGATAAAACAAAGAAAGACTATCAAGATAACAAGAGAAAACAGAAACTTCCTCAGCAGCAAACTTTGCTGTCAAGATCTGATAGGAACAACATCCAGTCAGAGGAATATCTCCATCTGAAAAATCAGTTCCATCTTTTGGAACATCAGCTGAAGCAACTTCAAGAAAGGTTCATCCAGCCTCGTGAAGTCCATTTTTCCAATCTGAATCAAGAGAGTATGAAGGAGACAACTAACAAATTGAAGGAAATGTTTGGACCAAATTGGGACAAGAGTAATTGTGCTGTCATAAATGGTCAACAAAGAGATTATTTCCAAAACAATATTCCTGCGATGAAAAGCCCTGAATTGTCAGAGAAAGAAGCTGGAATTATGGATTCATGCATTCCATTGTCAGAAGAAAGAATTCTTTCAGATACTTTGAAACAGGAGTTAATGCAAGGAGTGACCGAGGCTGTGGACTCTGTCTTGAAAAGGGTCTTGTCTAAATCCCCAGGCCTCCAGTCCCAACTGCCTTTCGGCTCCCCAGAAGCAGTGTCCTCTCTTAGAAGAGAATTTATAGGTCCTGGAGGAAATCCATCAAAGAAATGGCTTCCAAAGATCTTTTCCCATGAAGGCTCGATATCAGTACTCACAGAAAAAACTCATGTCCTTCCAGGTTGTTCCATTCACTCAAAACCTGGAAGAAAACCCTGCCAAGTGCTTTGTGGGAATTATCCCTTAATCTCCCCTGAAGTCCAAAAAGATGGCCTTATTGGTCAGATGCTACTACATGGTCCAGATAGCCATTGGGTCAGTCCCACGCCGAGGATGGTCTCTTTGCCAGAGTCTTTAGATATGCTGCAGCAACCTGTCAAACTGAAATCATCTAGTATGAGACAGCAACAATATCCAACATCCTGTAAATCTGTTGAAATAGAAACTTTGGCTTCTCTTCCAACATCAAAGGGAACGTTTGCTGAAATGTGTGCTCTGATGGATGGGGTGTACTTTCCCGCAATGCATATATCctttaaaagctttaaaaaaatcttcatctACAGTGagaataagggcccttccacacagctctatatcccagaagatcaagatagaaaatcccacaatatct GTGTGTTGACCATAGGGTTACACAGGAGggcatag